The Nitrospira tepida genome includes a window with the following:
- the cas4 gene encoding CRISPR-associated protein Cas4: protein MPRPNPHPAKLMLRVNDLKQYEYCPRVVYYQYVMPVERKATFKMEHGKSAEARLDMLEQRRGVQRYGLPDGERRFHVWLSSSVLGLSGKLDLLIESSTGRYPVDFKETTGPVRSNHLLQLCGYAMLVEEAYHHPVPRGFIYLIPTNSIEPVEMTDELRAKTVVALDRIREMILSQRVPAATEVSSRCTDCEYRNYCGDVF from the coding sequence ATGCCGAGACCGAATCCGCATCCGGCGAAGCTGATGCTGCGGGTGAACGATCTGAAGCAGTATGAGTACTGCCCTCGTGTCGTCTATTACCAGTACGTGATGCCCGTCGAGCGAAAGGCGACCTTCAAGATGGAGCATGGGAAGTCGGCGGAGGCCCGCCTGGACATGCTCGAGCAACGGCGAGGTGTGCAGCGATACGGATTGCCTGATGGAGAGCGCCGCTTTCATGTGTGGCTCAGTTCCTCGGTCCTCGGACTGTCCGGCAAGCTGGACCTGTTGATTGAATCCTCCACGGGGCGGTATCCGGTGGATTTCAAGGAAACGACGGGGCCGGTGCGCTCCAACCATCTGCTGCAACTCTGCGGATACGCCATGCTTGTGGAAGAGGCGTATCACCATCCGGTTCCGCGCGGATTCATTTATCTGATTCCGACGAACAGTATCGAACCGGTGGAGATGACCGATGAGCTCAGAGCGAAGACCGTCGTGGCGCTCGATCGGATTCGTGAAATGATTCTGTCGCAACGGGTCCCGGCCGCCACGGAGGTCAGCTCGCGCTGCACCGATTGCGAGTATCGGAATTACTGCGGGGATGTGTTTTGA
- the cas2 gene encoding CRISPR-associated endonuclease Cas2, translated as MEEITTYVLYDIPDDAVRTKIAEVCKDYGLARIQFSAFAGTLTRNKREELFLRLRDTLGERPGKILLQPVCEKDIRVGLRVENDDAETESASGEADAAGERSEAV; from the coding sequence GTGGAGGAAATCACCACGTATGTTTTGTACGATATTCCCGATGATGCGGTGCGAACGAAGATTGCCGAGGTGTGCAAAGACTACGGGTTGGCGCGCATCCAATTCAGTGCCTTTGCGGGTACGCTGACCCGCAATAAACGAGAAGAATTGTTCCTCCGGTTACGCGACACGCTAGGCGAACGGCCGGGAAAAATCCTTCTTCAACCCGTGTGCGAGAAAGACATCCGGGTCGGATTGCGCGTGGAGAACGACGATGCCGAGACCGAATCCGCATCCGGCGAAGCTGATGCTGCGGGTGAACGATCTGAAGCAGTATGA
- a CDS encoding four helix bundle protein — protein MDAQRGQNLNIAEGAGCDSETDFRRFLWYAYHSVHEVVTCLELARRLKLFSDGVGNLDYLLDAGDKLAAMIYRFITRLEPHRKPAPSKTRRAGSG, from the coding sequence ATGGATGCGCAGAGGGGCCAGAACCTGAACATCGCTGAAGGAGCGGGCTGCGATTCAGAAACCGACTTCAGGCGCTTTCTTTGGTACGCTTATCACTCCGTCCATGAGGTGGTGACGTGTCTTGAGCTGGCGAGGCGGCTTAAACTGTTCTCCGATGGAGTCGGGAATTTGGATTACTTGCTCGACGCAGGGGATAAGCTGGCAGCGATGATTTACCGATTCATCACACGGCTTGAACCCCACCGCAAACCTGCACCAAGCAAAACGCGGCGGGCGGGCAGCGGATAG
- the cas1 gene encoding CRISPR-associated endonuclease Cas1: MNPPAPEPNPLPRIHPEVAAPEAARELPPAQINLFTGEPEAVVVPIETEPPDGEERIIDEGIRMVKTGDTSQVVLSGFGMYLSKKSERLLVRQGKTVVYEFPLFRLSEVVVASRGVSLSSDLIEELCQRGIRLSFLTGGGKPYAMLSSPMLTATVISRREQLAAIADERGVEFAKLIVTGKLTNQERLLRYFGKYLKQADPERFARVDRLADQIAELRPAVQRIAGQRIDDVRDSLMGYEGTGGRLYWDGVKEIIGQRGEFMGREHRGATDAVNALLNYGYGILYSQVWGAVLNAGLEPFAGFLHVDRPGKPSLVLDLVEEFRQPVVDRTVIAHINLGEAVTLKAGMLDEETRSRYAAKILERLESTETVKGKKYQIKSIIQMQARSLCTFLRREGAYQPFGFKW, translated from the coding sequence ATGAACCCACCAGCGCCTGAACCTAATCCCCTGCCCCGTATCCATCCCGAAGTCGCGGCGCCTGAGGCCGCACGCGAACTGCCGCCTGCGCAGATCAACCTCTTCACTGGAGAGCCGGAAGCGGTGGTCGTGCCGATCGAGACCGAGCCACCCGATGGCGAGGAGCGGATCATCGATGAGGGCATTCGGATGGTGAAAACCGGCGATACCTCGCAGGTGGTGCTGTCCGGCTTCGGCATGTATCTCTCGAAGAAGAGCGAGCGGCTGTTGGTACGGCAAGGGAAGACGGTGGTTTACGAGTTTCCCTTGTTTCGCTTGAGCGAAGTCGTGGTGGCCTCACGTGGGGTGTCGTTGTCTTCGGATTTGATCGAGGAACTGTGCCAGCGCGGCATTCGCCTGAGCTTTCTCACTGGCGGTGGGAAGCCCTATGCCATGCTGAGTTCTCCCATGTTGACCGCCACGGTGATCTCGCGTCGCGAACAGTTGGCGGCCATTGCGGATGAACGGGGGGTCGAGTTCGCCAAGTTGATTGTGACCGGGAAGCTCACGAACCAGGAACGGCTGCTCCGCTATTTCGGCAAATATCTCAAGCAGGCTGATCCGGAACGATTCGCGCGCGTGGATCGGCTCGCGGATCAGATTGCGGAGCTGCGGCCGGCAGTCCAGCGGATCGCGGGTCAGCGCATCGACGACGTCCGGGATTCGTTGATGGGCTACGAGGGCACCGGAGGACGGCTTTATTGGGACGGCGTCAAAGAGATTATCGGCCAACGCGGCGAATTCATGGGACGCGAACATCGCGGCGCCACCGACGCCGTGAACGCGCTGTTGAATTACGGCTACGGCATCCTCTATTCCCAGGTCTGGGGCGCCGTGCTCAATGCCGGGCTGGAGCCCTTCGCCGGCTTCCTCCACGTCGATCGTCCCGGCAAGCCCTCATTGGTGCTGGATCTGGTCGAGGAATTTCGGCAGCCGGTGGTCGATCGGACCGTGATCGCTCATATCAATCTCGGGGAGGCCGTGACCTTGAAGGCCGGCATGTTGGATGAAGAGACCCGCTCGCGCTACGCGGCCAAGATTCTCGAACGGCTGGAGTCCACCGAGACCGTGAAAGGCAAGAAATACCAGATCAAGTCGATCATCCAGATGCAGGCGCGCAGTCTCTGTACGTTCCTGCGCCGGGAAGGCGCCTATCAGCCGTTTGGGTTCAAGTGGTGA
- a CDS encoding IS3 family transposase (programmed frameshift): MKRTRRNHGATFKAQVALAAVKGDKTLAELAEQFSVHPTQITEWKQQLVGRAADVFGGTKPSSEAPDLKTLHAKIGQLALENGFFRRRAHQGGLAERKAMIDRTHQLPIGRQCQLLKLARSTVYYQPVPVSSETLALMRRVDELHLQYPFAGARMLRDVLRGEGHGVGRRHVATLMRRMGITAVYRKPRTSHRHPAHRIYPYLLRQLTITRPNHVWAADITYIPMQRGFVYLCAILDWASRRVLAWRLSNTLTTDFCVEAVREAITRYGCPEIFNTDQGCQFTSQEFTGLLTAHGIQISMDGTGRWRDNVFVERLWRSLKYEEVYLHAYETVTKAQQGLGRYLTFYNQTRPHRALDGRTPDRVYFDNLPARHTAA; this comes from the exons ATGAAACGCACGAGACGGAATCATGGCGCCACCTTCAAGGCGCAGGTCGCATTGGCCGCGGTCAAAGGCGACAAGACGCTCGCCGAGTTGGCCGAGCAATTCAGCGTCCACCCCACTCAGATCACCGAATGGAAGCAGCAACTGGTGGGCCGGGCGGCGGACGTGTTTGGCGGGACGAAACCGTCGTCGGAGGCACCGGATCTCAAGACGCTTCATGCGAAGATCGGGCAACTGGCGTTGGAGAATG GATTTTTTAGAAGGCGCGCTCATCAAGGCGGGCTTGCTGAGCGCAAAGCGATGATCGATCGCACGCATCAATTACCAATCGGGCGGCAATGCCAACTGCTGAAGCTGGCCCGGTCCACGGTCTACTACCAGCCCGTGCCGGTGTCGTCGGAGACGCTGGCCCTGATGCGCCGGGTTGACGAACTGCATCTGCAGTATCCGTTTGCCGGCGCCCGGATGCTCCGGGATGTCCTCCGGGGCGAGGGCCATGGAGTCGGACGGCGCCATGTGGCGACGCTGATGCGGCGCATGGGGATCACGGCAGTCTACCGCAAACCCCGCACCAGTCACCGGCATCCCGCCCACCGGATCTATCCCTATCTGCTGCGCCAGCTCACGATCACGCGTCCGAACCACGTGTGGGCGGCGGATATCACCTACATCCCGATGCAGCGCGGCTTCGTCTATCTCTGTGCGATCCTGGACTGGGCCAGTCGCCGGGTGCTGGCGTGGCGGCTGTCCAATACGTTGACGACGGACTTCTGCGTGGAAGCCGTGCGGGAGGCGATCACCCGGTATGGTTGCCCGGAGATCTTCAACACCGATCAAGGCTGTCAGTTCACCAGTCAGGAATTCACCGGGCTTCTGACAGCCCACGGCATTCAGATCAGTATGGATGGAACCGGGCGTTGGCGCGACAATGTGTTCGTCGAACGGCTGTGGCGGAGCCTCAAATATGAAGAGGTCTATCTCCACGCCTACGAGACCGTTACCAAGGCCCAACAGGGGTTAGGACGCTACCTGACTTTCTATAACCAGACGAGACCCCATCGGGCTCTTGACGGGCGGACGCCGGATCGCGTGTACTTTGACAACCTGCCCGCACGGCACACTGCCGCGTAG
- the cas3 gene encoding CRISPR-associated helicase Cas3', with protein sequence MEPIELCGFTVSQVVHKTVDTDHKTTLAEIWAKSPRPGSTRGETLIGHTAAVVARLGDLHELFPNLAERVGEPRLWHRAFWACVLHDMGKIAKGFQAQLRPGGESWGQRHEILSLAFIEWALPDGNEGDHPWVAAGIASHHRDISDITRLYSELDDSEDDPVSSLLAEVSDPIVEAVANWIAIDSSKLARKNKLPELEVFPDLPAHPAANFRELAVSRIHNALKAYRRLVRKLGEQPSSSSENLTALVLRGLVLLADHTASAHVRPADLPFKNIEEMVKILGLGRTDALFPHQREAASRSGHALLVAPTGSGKTEAAILWSVNQKANGDCRGRIYYLLPYQASLNAMHARLSRHFPESVSLQHSRALQALYRNLLEKGYVPEKAEIVAHREQALARLCHHPIRVLTPYQLLRGAFRLKGYEALLTDAVDGLFIFDEIHAYEPKRLGMILGMIEHLRRNLGGRFLIMSATFPSILAGVLHRVLGEVVHVSAGDALFKQFARHTIRIVKGRITEPAVLEQIAQRASGGESVLVVCNTVATAINVHRALSEPLSSIAIVSELIHGRFNARDRFGKEQNLLMKMGTRNRQQTATPAVLVATQVVEVSLDIDFDTIFTEPAPLESLIQRFGRVNRGRRHTSCDVHVVTEPLGGQGVYEKEYVAGSLRILEENANTIINESQIGPWLDRIYAGAIHEKWAKEVSDCQEEFAVACLANLRAFQSSDELAEAFDKMFDGTEVLPKVLVTEYENALDQDPLRSGELLVPISSGQFWQLRRADKVLSSSGADPIVVDVPYDSIHGLKLN encoded by the coding sequence ATGGAACCCATAGAATTGTGTGGTTTCACAGTTTCACAGGTAGTTCATAAAACAGTGGACACTGACCACAAGACAACCCTGGCGGAAATTTGGGCTAAAAGTCCACGGCCTGGTTCGACTCGAGGAGAAACCCTTATAGGCCATACCGCTGCGGTCGTAGCTCGCTTAGGCGATCTTCACGAACTATTTCCTAACCTTGCCGAGCGAGTGGGCGAGCCTCGCCTGTGGCATCGAGCGTTCTGGGCATGCGTTCTGCATGATATGGGGAAAATCGCGAAAGGGTTCCAAGCTCAACTCCGCCCGGGTGGAGAATCATGGGGGCAACGCCATGAAATCCTCTCGCTAGCATTTATTGAATGGGCTCTGCCTGATGGCAATGAAGGCGACCATCCATGGGTTGCAGCCGGTATTGCCTCGCATCATCGGGACATCAGTGACATCACTCGACTTTACTCTGAACTTGATGATTCCGAAGACGACCCTGTCTCCTCTCTGTTGGCAGAGGTGAGTGACCCCATAGTGGAAGCTGTTGCGAACTGGATAGCAATAGATTCTTCTAAATTAGCAAGGAAGAACAAACTGCCAGAGCTTGAAGTCTTTCCTGACCTGCCAGCACACCCCGCAGCCAATTTTCGTGAACTTGCAGTCTCGAGAATTCACAATGCATTAAAGGCTTACCGACGGCTTGTCCGGAAACTTGGAGAGCAACCTTCCTCGTCATCCGAAAACCTCACCGCCCTTGTCCTTCGCGGACTCGTTCTTCTCGCAGACCACACTGCTTCTGCTCATGTACGCCCTGCAGATCTCCCGTTTAAGAATATAGAGGAAATGGTGAAGATCTTGGGCCTGGGCCGCACAGATGCACTCTTTCCACACCAACGGGAGGCAGCATCGCGCTCTGGGCATGCTCTGCTCGTTGCTCCAACGGGGAGTGGGAAAACGGAAGCCGCGATTCTCTGGAGCGTCAATCAAAAGGCGAACGGTGATTGCCGTGGACGCATCTATTATCTCCTCCCCTATCAAGCTAGTCTCAATGCCATGCACGCTCGGCTCTCTCGCCATTTTCCTGAAAGCGTTTCACTCCAGCACTCCCGCGCACTTCAGGCTCTTTATCGAAACCTTTTGGAGAAAGGGTATGTCCCAGAGAAGGCAGAGATCGTCGCGCACCGCGAACAGGCTCTTGCTCGTCTCTGTCATCATCCGATACGGGTTCTGACTCCCTATCAACTTCTCCGTGGAGCCTTTCGATTGAAAGGCTACGAAGCACTGCTCACAGACGCGGTTGATGGTCTTTTCATCTTTGATGAGATCCATGCTTATGAACCAAAGCGGCTGGGCATGATCTTAGGCATGATTGAACATCTTCGAAGAAATCTTGGAGGCCGATTCTTGATTATGTCGGCAACCTTTCCGTCGATACTCGCCGGAGTTCTTCACCGAGTTCTTGGAGAGGTCGTGCATGTCAGTGCAGGAGATGCCCTCTTTAAACAATTCGCCCGTCATACCATAAGAATTGTGAAGGGCAGGATCACAGAACCCGCCGTTCTAGAACAAATCGCACAGCGTGCGTCCGGAGGTGAATCAGTACTGGTTGTCTGCAATACAGTTGCTACTGCAATCAATGTTCATCGCGCTCTTAGTGAACCACTCTCATCGATCGCTATTGTGTCTGAGCTTATCCATGGCCGCTTTAACGCCCGAGATCGATTTGGCAAAGAACAAAATCTTCTTATGAAGATGGGAACCCGCAATCGACAGCAAACAGCGACCCCGGCAGTCCTTGTCGCTACTCAGGTTGTTGAGGTCAGTCTGGATATTGACTTTGACACAATCTTCACAGAGCCGGCGCCTCTTGAATCACTGATTCAGCGTTTTGGGCGAGTAAACAGAGGTCGTCGTCATACTTCGTGTGACGTTCATGTCGTAACAGAGCCTCTGGGGGGTCAAGGTGTCTATGAGAAAGAGTATGTTGCCGGTTCGCTTCGGATACTGGAAGAAAACGCCAATACAATTATTAATGAGTCGCAGATTGGTCCCTGGCTCGACAGAATATATGCTGGCGCTATTCACGAAAAATGGGCTAAGGAAGTATCAGACTGCCAGGAGGAGTTTGCCGTAGCATGCCTGGCAAACCTTCGCGCTTTCCAATCGAGCGATGAGTTGGCGGAAGCATTCGACAAGATGTTCGATGGCACAGAAGTGCTGCCAAAGGTACTTGTGACGGAGTACGAAAATGCACTCGACCAGGACCCATTGCGTTCCGGTGAACTCCTTGTTCCAATCTCCTCTGGCCAATTCTGGCAACTTCGACGAGCCGATAAGGTGTTAAGCTCATCTGGCGCAGATCCTATTGTTGTGGATGTGCCCTATGATTCGATCCATGGGCTAAAATTGAACTAA
- the cas5 gene encoding CRISPR-associated protein Cas5 yields the protein MRVLRIEIEAPTCSFRYPHFLVGRQLSFDMPPPSTIFGHIASALGEWPDSTSLQFAYWFTALGKGEDLENQQIVVPAGGRFQVGRETHSTVLNATVQPTRREFLLGARLVLYLNRIDLADAFLQPRFPVVLGRSQDLACYSKVEEATLERSDRGYFEATILPSHFRRRTARGTTVLMPRYIGPPPQREPVFDRFILLRDIVYYSSVEEGNLFGSRQVLHIKNEPLELWIDPQSPPKHGTHRIVWFHSFTGSS from the coding sequence ATGCGAGTCCTTCGCATTGAGATAGAAGCGCCAACCTGCTCCTTTCGTTACCCCCACTTCTTGGTTGGACGCCAGTTAAGCTTTGACATGCCTCCTCCCTCTACAATATTTGGCCATATTGCCAGCGCCTTGGGAGAATGGCCGGACTCAACAAGTCTCCAGTTTGCTTATTGGTTTACGGCCCTTGGCAAAGGGGAGGATTTGGAAAATCAGCAGATTGTGGTTCCTGCTGGAGGACGGTTTCAAGTTGGGAGAGAAACACACTCAACTGTTCTTAATGCTACCGTGCAGCCTACTCGTCGGGAGTTTCTTTTGGGAGCCAGGCTTGTTCTCTATCTGAACCGAATAGACCTCGCTGATGCATTCTTACAACCCCGCTTTCCGGTCGTCTTGGGACGCTCGCAGGACCTGGCCTGCTATAGCAAAGTTGAAGAAGCCACACTTGAACGGTCAGACCGTGGATACTTCGAGGCAACGATTCTGCCTTCTCATTTCCGCAGGCGAACCGCACGCGGCACCACCGTCTTGATGCCGCGCTATATCGGTCCCCCACCACAGAGAGAACCAGTTTTCGATCGCTTCATCCTTCTCCGGGATATTGTTTACTACTCGTCAGTCGAAGAAGGCAACCTGTTTGGCTCCCGACAGGTGTTGCACATCAAAAACGAGCCTTTGGAGCTTTGGATTGACCCCCAATCACCTCCAAAACATGGAACCCATAGAATTGTGTGGTTTCACAGTTTCACAGGTAGTTCATAA
- the cas7i gene encoding type I-B CRISPR-associated protein Cas7/Cst2/DevR, producing MAFVTGMMLIDAPASALNNAGKDETARVENAMAVKFIRTPTGPIPYVSAQAVRYWLRETLSKNDAAWAMAPTYKENENLAYPASNPIEYWDDDLFGYMRAPDSKSKDRRQKDPNYQKLTPLEEKKGKEVSITRISPFRVGTLVSLGPVKLVEDWGTMARHDGDPVLYQHQFYRATLQGLFSLNLTTAGTFFNGGRVGYRNLDENRIQIARERHLQEATVYGQPAFRLSHQDRAKRVASLIRAIGEMEGGAKLTLHYTDVTPSLIFAAVTRSGNHPFYRIVCANSNGQPAISLDALKEILKVYKDQLLSDVFVGWAKGYLDDHRQAVELLSDAERSSIKFRWGHPREAMIALAEELKQSNNKKWYD from the coding sequence ATGGCTTTTGTCACTGGAATGATGTTAATCGATGCTCCAGCATCGGCGCTGAACAATGCTGGGAAGGACGAGACAGCACGGGTTGAAAATGCAATGGCTGTGAAATTTATACGCACGCCAACTGGGCCAATTCCATATGTGTCGGCACAGGCGGTTCGATATTGGCTGAGAGAAACTCTTTCGAAAAACGATGCTGCCTGGGCAATGGCACCAACGTACAAGGAAAACGAAAACCTTGCCTATCCAGCCAGCAACCCGATCGAGTATTGGGATGACGATTTGTTTGGATACATGCGCGCACCAGATTCCAAGTCTAAAGATCGTCGCCAGAAAGATCCAAATTATCAAAAGCTAACGCCGCTGGAAGAAAAGAAAGGGAAGGAAGTCAGTATAACGCGAATCTCTCCATTTAGGGTTGGTACTCTGGTCTCTCTTGGGCCAGTAAAGCTTGTCGAAGATTGGGGAACAATGGCTCGGCATGATGGAGACCCCGTTCTCTATCAGCACCAATTCTATAGAGCGACCCTCCAAGGACTCTTTTCGCTCAACCTGACCACTGCCGGCACATTTTTCAACGGAGGGCGAGTTGGTTATCGGAATCTTGATGAAAACCGCATTCAAATTGCTAGGGAACGGCACCTTCAAGAGGCAACAGTTTATGGACAACCTGCTTTCCGTTTATCCCACCAAGACCGAGCTAAACGTGTCGCATCCCTGATACGTGCGATCGGCGAGATGGAAGGTGGCGCTAAGTTGACGCTCCACTATACTGACGTAACACCGAGTCTGATTTTTGCTGCCGTCACGCGATCTGGCAACCATCCCTTTTACCGAATCGTCTGCGCCAATAGTAATGGTCAACCTGCGATCAGTCTCGATGCGCTAAAAGAAATTTTGAAGGTCTACAAGGACCAACTTCTTTCTGATGTATTTGTGGGATGGGCTAAGGGTTACTTGGATGATCATCGGCAGGCCGTCGAATTGCTGAGCGATGCTGAGCGATCTAGCATTAAATTCCGGTGGGGGCACCCGCGGGAGGCAATGATCGCTCTGGCAGAAGAACTCAAACAAAGCAATAACAAGAAATGGTACGACTGA
- the cas8a1 gene encoding type I-B CRISPR-associated protein Cas8b1/Cst1, whose translation MLRYTGHPIADVGVATLSAFCEKPDPSTLTKKDLLKVANFLEKEYFSGKLLSYLTCVFPNAAYVQPGAQPGAKIKMKSENIAQFKRQVLYAFQEPPDPHASGLRCIFSGEPASRIVYRQHVPMITGEDVLNFFPAGTGGLPISGAYLLAIQAFPMGARRCYGRALAVHCPDDPKLTYAFAHRFLNDNRKLLLLTDKSKEKYLDAKAPKTLIVHVLLEIEHERREWSEDEPAPSVTVYHLTNSGQGPDIDLFQLPSEVVKFIRAVSRAGTSQVWQKIQSSARERTSEDDKQKKSKGRKKHKQATNTHGEKPWNPEMNRNYLYDDLFDLPANAARFVRTYFLRQAHRFARESDPRRDYHLTRQFDLVSWDITRLFLKEVIGMEKSRIEAIRSLGDRVAQHIALDNDRRLFQGLYRANRYVILRNLLIKASNVRLKKGQPPLLGLDEFLLVFEEGEELARTDWTLARDLVLIRVIEELHRQGWFGKQPDALQELETEDEAANLAAS comes from the coding sequence ATGCTGCGATATACAGGTCATCCAATTGCCGATGTCGGCGTGGCAACGTTATCGGCGTTCTGCGAGAAACCTGATCCTTCGACTTTAACCAAGAAAGATCTGCTTAAGGTGGCAAACTTTCTGGAGAAGGAATACTTCTCGGGGAAACTGCTCTCATATCTCACCTGTGTCTTTCCGAACGCTGCTTATGTTCAACCAGGTGCGCAGCCCGGTGCAAAAATAAAAATGAAATCCGAAAATATCGCGCAATTTAAACGACAAGTCCTCTATGCATTTCAGGAACCACCTGATCCTCACGCATCAGGCCTTCGCTGTATATTCTCTGGTGAACCAGCTAGCCGGATCGTCTACAGACAACACGTGCCGATGATCACGGGGGAGGACGTTCTCAACTTTTTCCCTGCAGGCACCGGCGGCCTGCCTATTTCAGGTGCCTATCTTCTGGCAATCCAAGCTTTCCCTATGGGCGCTCGTCGTTGTTACGGGCGGGCCTTGGCAGTTCATTGTCCCGATGATCCGAAGCTTACCTATGCCTTCGCTCACCGGTTCCTCAACGATAATCGAAAGCTCCTCCTTTTAACTGACAAGTCTAAAGAAAAATATCTCGATGCAAAGGCCCCGAAAACCTTAATTGTCCATGTTCTATTAGAAATTGAACACGAGCGCCGAGAATGGAGTGAGGACGAACCGGCACCATCAGTCACGGTGTATCACCTGACCAATTCCGGTCAAGGCCCTGATATTGATCTTTTCCAACTTCCTTCTGAGGTCGTCAAATTCATCCGCGCAGTATCTCGAGCTGGTACGAGTCAGGTTTGGCAAAAGATACAGTCTTCGGCGAGAGAGAGAACTTCAGAGGATGACAAGCAGAAGAAAAGCAAGGGGAGAAAGAAACACAAACAAGCTACAAACACGCACGGAGAGAAACCCTGGAACCCTGAAATGAATCGTAACTATCTCTATGATGACCTATTTGATCTACCAGCCAATGCAGCCCGCTTTGTCCGCACCTATTTTCTTCGTCAAGCCCATCGGTTCGCACGCGAGAGCGACCCGCGCCGGGACTATCACTTAACCCGGCAATTCGATCTCGTCTCCTGGGACATAACACGCCTATTTCTGAAGGAGGTGATTGGAATGGAAAAGAGCCGGATTGAGGCGATCCGTTCACTTGGCGATCGGGTCGCTCAACACATCGCATTGGACAACGACCGACGCCTTTTTCAGGGACTTTATCGGGCCAATCGGTATGTGATCTTGAGGAATCTGCTCATCAAAGCCTCCAACGTCCGTCTCAAGAAGGGACAACCTCCTTTACTGGGGCTGGATGAGTTCCTGCTCGTCTTTGAAGAAGGAGAGGAATTGGCCAGAACAGACTGGACGCTGGCCAGAGACCTGGTGTTGATTCGGGTCATTGAAGAATTGCATCGGCAGGGCTGGTTTGGCAAACAACCCGATGCGCTTCAGGAACTAGAAACCGAAGATGAAGCTGCAAATCTGGCAGCATCATAA
- a CDS encoding type II toxin-antitoxin system RelE family toxin: MVYQVLLRPAAERDLAKLPPDIRTRLADVLFALENDPRPHGVTKLAGGHDVWRVRVGDYRVLFEIDDSAQTILILRIAHRRDAYR, from the coding sequence ATGGTCTACCAGGTTCTGCTCCGACCTGCCGCGGAACGCGACCTCGCTAAGCTTCCTCCCGATATTCGCACCAGGTTGGCCGATGTTCTGTTTGCCCTCGAAAACGATCCTCGCCCTCATGGCGTGACCAAGCTGGCGGGAGGCCACGATGTGTGGCGCGTCCGCGTCGGCGACTATCGCGTTCTTTTCGAAATCGACGATTCTGCCCAAACCATTCTCATCCTTCGTATCGCCCACCGCCGGGATGCTTACCGCTGA
- a CDS encoding nucleotidyl transferase AbiEii/AbiGii toxin family protein, which translates to MSSRLGDPSLNSITDNSILTEEQKTLLVRFRNSPLREHFYLTGGTALSAFYLRHRHSEDLDFFTEQEVDLESVLGFLRAIPHVANIQHERKYDRRLFLLHDYNQRTMKVEFTKYPFPPLEPRLAVEGVQVDGWRDILANKLMALTDRKDFKDYLDVYFLLREFPTISLWDAIQQTQRKFGVTGIDHILKGRFLEDLPSQGELPMLKPYDPVAIASFYKSLARELIARSLEKER; encoded by the coding sequence ATATCATCGCGCCTGGGAGACCCATCCCTGAACTCGATTACCGACAATTCAATTCTGACGGAGGAACAAAAAACCCTCCTTGTACGCTTCCGGAACTCCCCGCTCCGCGAGCACTTTTACCTGACCGGTGGAACGGCCCTGTCGGCGTTCTATCTTCGGCATCGGCACTCCGAAGATCTCGACTTCTTTACCGAGCAGGAAGTCGATCTGGAGTCCGTCCTCGGTTTCCTTCGAGCGATTCCACACGTCGCCAATATTCAGCATGAGCGGAAATACGATCGCCGGTTGTTCCTGCTTCATGATTACAATCAGCGGACCATGAAAGTGGAGTTCACGAAATATCCGTTTCCCCCGCTTGAGCCGCGCCTGGCCGTCGAAGGCGTCCAGGTTGACGGTTGGCGAGACATCCTGGCCAACAAACTCATGGCGCTCACGGATCGAAAGGATTTCAAGGATTATCTCGACGTCTATTTTCTGCTTCGCGAGTTTCCGACAATCAGCCTGTGGGACGCAATCCAGCAGACTCAGCGGAAATTCGGCGTCACAGGCATCGACCATATCCTCAAAGGCAGATTTCTGGAAGACCTTCCGTCGCAAGGCGAGCTGCCGATGCTCAAGCCCTATGATCCAGTGGCAATAGCGTCCTTCTATAAATCCCTGGCGAGAGAACTGATTGCCCGATCCTTGGAGAAGGAGCGATGA